In Carboxydocella sporoproducens DSM 16521, the sequence AGATTCCGGCTCCAAAAGGGCGGGATCTGATTGACTATATTAAAAATCTGGGGCAATCAGCATCTCAGCCGGCTACGGAGAAAGCCAGACCGGTTACACCGCCGGCTAACCAGGATACTGGGGTGAGTCCGGGTGCGGGGCGACGCAGTCCGGCTCAGGGATTGTCGGTATCCAAGTTTGAGGAATTGTTTAGCTACCGGCGTCCCGTGTTGCTGGAAGAACTGGAGCGAAAAAAACAAAAGGAAGCGGAAAAAAGGCAAGGGGAAATACTGGCGGCACAGGCAACGGCCATGGAAATGGCCCCGGTTGTGGCGGAGACTATCACAGAATCTTTTCAGGAAGACATGTCCCCTACCCGGCTCTTGACTGACGATGAGTTACTGGCTCTGACCAGTGCCTGGGAAGAACTGGAGGGATGGGATGCTGAAACAGCAGATGGGGAAGAGTCTGAAGAAACAGTAGTGCAGACTGAATTAGAAGAGAAACCGCTTCAGCCGCTAGAGATCAGCAAGGAGGCGGGAGCCAGCTGGCAGGAACCGCAGTCAGTACTGCCTCCTCTGGAGTTTCTTACCTTGCCACCGACAGAACAGACTGCCAACGATGATGATGAGGAAATCCTTCAAAACGCTGCCTTGCTGGAGCAGACTCTGTCTCATTTTGGCATCAAGGCTCAGGTTACCGATTTCAGCCGTGGACCGACCATTACCCGCTATGAATTGCAACCGGCACCGGGGGTTAAGGTCAGCCGGATTGTTGGTCTGGCCGACGATCTGGCCCTCAGTCTGGCGGCAGCCGATATTCGGATTGAAGCTCCCATCCCTGGCAAATCGGCGGTGGGCATTGAAGTACCCAATCGTCAGGCCCGGCCCGTCTATTTTCGCCAGGTGCTGGAGGATCCCCAGGTAAGCAAGCATCCTTCGCCGCTGGCGGTGGCCCTGGGCCAGGATATTGCCGGGGAAACGGTGGTAGCTGACCTGGCCCGCATGCCTCATCTGCTGATTGCTGGTTCTACTGGTTCGGGAAAATCGGTTTGTATGAACACCCTGATTGCCTCCGTCCTCTTCAGAGCCCAGCCCTGGCAGGTCAAGTTCCTGATGATTGACCCCAAGATGGTGGAGCTATCAGTTTACAATGGCATCCCTCACTTGCTGGCTCCGGTGGTAACTGATCCCAAACAGGCTACTGCTGCGCTAAAATGGGTAGTAACTGAAATGGAAAACCGCTATAGCCTGTTTGCTGCCAGTGGTGTGCGCAATCTGGAAAGCTATAATCAGCTGCTGGTATCCCGCCAGGAACAGCCTTTGCCCCTGATTGTGGTGCTGATTGATGAGCTGGCAGACCTGATGCTGGTGGCCTCCAAGGAAGTGGAAGAATACATTTGCCGGCTGGCCCAGATGGCCAGGGCGGCAGGGATACATCTGGTCATCGCTACCCAGCGGCCATCGGTAGATGTAATTACCGGTATTATCAAAGCCAATATCCCTAGCCGTATAGCCTTTGCCGTATCTTCCCAGGTAGATTCCCGCACCATTTTAGATATGGCTGGAGCAGAAAAACTGCTGGGCCGGGGAGATATGCTCTTCTTCCCCCTGGGACAACCCAAACCGCGCCGGGTACAGGGCGCCTTTGTCAGTGACCGGGAGATTGAAAGACTGGTTAACTTCTGGCGCCAGCAAGGCGTGCCTGATTATCTGGTGGGTTTTGGTAGCGAAGACAACAATAATGAAGGCAAAAACCTGGAGGAAGAGGATGAATTGCTGCCGGAAGCTATCCGTCTGGTTATTCAATATGGTCAGGCTTCTGCTTCCCTTTTGCAACGCCGCTTCCGCATCGGGTATACGCGGGCTGCACGGCTCATCGATATCATGGAGCAAATGGGAGTAGTGGGCAGTTATGGAGGCAGTAAACCCCGAGAAGTTTTGATGACAATGGAGGAATTTGAACAGTGGCTCGGGAACGCTTAGACAGGATTCTGGCCCATCTGGGTCTGGGCAGCAGAAAAGAAGTCAAAGGCTTAATTAAGGCTGGCAAGATTACGGTAGACGGGCGGCTAGCCAATGACCCAGGTGAACCCATCGACCCGGAGAGCTGTTGTCTGGCCGTAGATGGCCAGTGCCTTACTTATCGGCGGCATTTTCATTATTTGCTGAACAAGCCGTCTGGTGTGATTACGGCCACTACCGACCGGCGAGAAAGGACGGTGCTGGATCTATTGCCGGCTGAGTGGCGGCGACCGAATCTTTTCCCGGTGGGAAGATTAGATAAAGATACTGAAGGGCTCCTTCTCCTGACTACTGATGGTCAGCTGGCGCATCGCCTGCTAGCTCCCAAACATCATGTGGATAAAACCTATCTGGTGCGGGTGGATGGTCCGCTGGGGGAAAGGGAGCAAAAGGCTATTGAGCAGGGGGTAGAGCTGGAAGATGGCTACCTGACCCAACCTGGCCGGCTGGAGATTCTACGGGCAGAAACTCCGGGAGAAGGGCTGATTACCATCCATGAGGGAAAATATCATCAAATTAAGCGCATGTTCGCAGCTCTGGGACTAAAGGTAATCTATTTAAAGCGAATGAGTATGGGCCCTTTGCAGCTGGATCCGGCACTGGCTCCAGGGGAGGCCCGGCCGCTGACAGCAGCTGAGGAGGCGAGTTTGTATGCTTTCATCCAAACTTGAAGTGAAGGGGCTGACCATTCCGCCCCTTTTTTATAATCTTTCTTTTCAACTTAATGCCGGGGAATGGAAGCTGATAAGTGGTCCTTCTGGTACGGGAAAAAGTACCTTGTTACATTATCTTATCAACTACTGGCAGCCACCAGCAGGAACGATCTGGTTTAATGGCAGGGACATAACTACTATTGATCCGATAAGTTTGAGGCATCAGATGGTTCTGGTGCCGCAGCGGTTTTTTTTATTTCGAGGTACTGTGGCGGAGAATTTGCAAAAACCCCTGCTCTGGCGGGGAAAAAGTTTTAGCTGGTCGACTGCCCGGGACTTGCTGGCTGAATTGGGCTTACCGGAAATTGCGGCGGAGCAACGGGCTGAACTGTTATCGGGTGGGCAACAGCAGAGACTGGCGTTGGCCCGTGCCCTTTTGCTGGAACCAGAAGTGTTGCTCCTGGACGAACCTACTTCAGCCCAGGATGAGGACAATAGTCTCAGAGTGGAAAAAATAATTCGCCGCTATTGTGCCCGGGGAGGAGCCTGCCTCTGGATAAGTCACGATCCCAGGCAACTGGAGCGAATGGGGAATGTTCTCCACTTGAAGCAAGGGGGGGTTTTTCATGAATAACCTGGCCCTGGTACTGGCTTCCAGTCTGGTAATACTGGCTTTGTTCTTATCCAGAGCTTTTCGCCTGGGGCTGGAAAAGGAAATGCTGGCGGGTGTGGGACGAGCAGTAATCCAGCTTCTGGTCATCGGAATGTTACTTAACTGGGTTTTTGCCCGAAACCGCTGGTATTTTACTCTTGCCATGATCGGAATCATGGTTATTGTCGCTGGAGGAAACGCGGCTCGAAGAGGAGAGGGGATACCGCGGGTAAAACGGATAACCATACTGTCCATTGCTACCGGGGTGGCCGTACCGTTGCTGGTATTAGTGCTTACAGGAGCTATTAAAGCTACTCCTAAAGAAATGATTCCCGTGGCCGGAATGCTGGCCGGCAATGCTATGGTAGCCAGCGGATTGGTTTTGAAAAACATGAAAGAGAGCATGGTGCAACAAAGGGAAGAGATAATGAACGCCCTCTATCTGGGTGCTACCATTGCCCAGAGTGTAGCAGAGATTCGCCCCCGGATCATCAAGACGGGGATGCTCCCTACCATTGATGGTTTGCGCACTCTGGGCCTGGTACAGCTGCCAGGCATGATGACCGGGCTGATTCTGGGCGGAGTCTCTCCTCTGGTAGCAGTAAAGTATCAGATTATGGTGGCCTTTATGCTTTTAGGGGCCGTAAGTATTACCAGTATAATGGTGATTTTGCTGGCTTTACCTTCTTTTTTTACTGCGAATGCCAGTTTAAATGAAAATTTACTGAAGGAATTCGGTTCGTAAACGTCGAAATAGTTATCACCGGAAAGTGAAGGTGATAACCGTGAATTTTCAGCAGACTTTACAGC encodes:
- a CDS encoding DNA translocase FtsK; amino-acid sequence: MGEEPRFYREIPAPKGRDLIDYIKNLGQSASQPATEKARPVTPPANQDTGVSPGAGRRSPAQGLSVSKFEELFSYRRPVLLEELERKKQKEAEKRQGEILAAQATAMEMAPVVAETITESFQEDMSPTRLLTDDELLALTSAWEELEGWDAETADGEESEETVVQTELEEKPLQPLEISKEAGASWQEPQSVLPPLEFLTLPPTEQTANDDDEEILQNAALLEQTLSHFGIKAQVTDFSRGPTITRYELQPAPGVKVSRIVGLADDLALSLAAADIRIEAPIPGKSAVGIEVPNRQARPVYFRQVLEDPQVSKHPSPLAVALGQDIAGETVVADLARMPHLLIAGSTGSGKSVCMNTLIASVLFRAQPWQVKFLMIDPKMVELSVYNGIPHLLAPVVTDPKQATAALKWVVTEMENRYSLFAASGVRNLESYNQLLVSRQEQPLPLIVVLIDELADLMLVASKEVEEYICRLAQMARAAGIHLVIATQRPSVDVITGIIKANIPSRIAFAVSSQVDSRTILDMAGAEKLLGRGDMLFFPLGQPKPRRVQGAFVSDREIERLVNFWRQQGVPDYLVGFGSEDNNNEGKNLEEEDELLPEAIRLVIQYGQASASLLQRRFRIGYTRAARLIDIMEQMGVVGSYGGSKPREVLMTMEEFEQWLGNA
- a CDS encoding pseudouridine synthase, with the translated sequence MARERLDRILAHLGLGSRKEVKGLIKAGKITVDGRLANDPGEPIDPESCCLAVDGQCLTYRRHFHYLLNKPSGVITATTDRRERTVLDLLPAEWRRPNLFPVGRLDKDTEGLLLLTTDGQLAHRLLAPKHHVDKTYLVRVDGPLGEREQKAIEQGVELEDGYLTQPGRLEILRAETPGEGLITIHEGKYHQIKRMFAALGLKVIYLKRMSMGPLQLDPALAPGEARPLTAAEEASLYAFIQT
- a CDS encoding ABC transporter ATP-binding protein, with the translated sequence MLSSKLEVKGLTIPPLFYNLSFQLNAGEWKLISGPSGTGKSTLLHYLINYWQPPAGTIWFNGRDITTIDPISLRHQMVLVPQRFFLFRGTVAENLQKPLLWRGKSFSWSTARDLLAELGLPEIAAEQRAELLSGGQQQRLALARALLLEPEVLLLDEPTSAQDEDNSLRVEKIIRRYCARGGACLWISHDPRQLERMGNVLHLKQGGVFHE
- a CDS encoding ABC transporter permease; this encodes MNNLALVLASSLVILALFLSRAFRLGLEKEMLAGVGRAVIQLLVIGMLLNWVFARNRWYFTLAMIGIMVIVAGGNAARRGEGIPRVKRITILSIATGVAVPLLVLVLTGAIKATPKEMIPVAGMLAGNAMVASGLVLKNMKESMVQQREEIMNALYLGATIAQSVAEIRPRIIKTGMLPTIDGLRTLGLVQLPGMMTGLILGGVSPLVAVKYQIMVAFMLLGAVSITSIMVILLALPSFFTANASLNENLLKEFGS